From the genome of Thiovibrio frasassiensis:
GGCGGCCCAGCAGGCAGGCGGGACGATTCTCCCGGATGAGGAATTGGTGGACACGGTCTGCAATCTGGTGGAAAAGCCCTTTGCCATTTGCGGCACCTTTGAAGAACGCTTTCTCGCCCTGCCCCGCGAGGTGTTGATCACCTCCATGCGCGAGCACCAGAAATACTTTGCCGTGGTTGACCCCGCCGGCACACTCATGCCCAATTTCATCGCGGTGAACAACACCAACACCAAGGATGCGAAACTCGCCGCCGATGGACACCAGCGGGTGATCCGGGCGCGATTGGAGGATGCATTTTTCTTCTTCAAGGAAGACCAGCGCCGAACCCTGGAGGAGCGGGTCGAAGACCTTTCCGGCGTTATCTTCCAGCACAAACTGGGCACCATGCTCGACAAGACCCGGCGGGTTACCGCCTTGACCGGGCTGCTGGCAAGTAAACTTGCCCCCCAACACCTGGCCCATGCCGAACGGGCTGCCCGCCTCGCCAAGACCGACCTGCTGACCGACATGGTCGGGGAGTTTCCCTCCCTGCAAGGGGCCATCGGCCAGGACTATGCCCTGCTCAGCGGAGAAGCTCCGGAGGTTGCCACGGCCATCCGGGAGCATTACCTGCCGGTCAGGGCCGGAGGCACACTGCCCCTCTCAATCCCGGGATCGCTGGTGGGCATGGCCGACCGGCTCGACTCCATCACCGGCTGCTTCGGCATCGGCCAGATTCCCACCGGCACCGCCGACCCCTTCGGTCTGCGCCGCCTCTCCCTGGGGCTTCTGCACATCCTCAACGGGATGGACTTTCGCCTCTCCCTCGCAGAATTCGTCGACCAGGCCCTCTCCCTGTATGGAGACAAACTGACCGTTCCCCGGGATGAAGCCCGCCGCAACGTGCTCGAATTCATCAAGGGCCGTTTCAGCAATGATCTCACCAGCCAGGGTATCCCGGCCGAAGCGGTCGAGGCGGTCACCTCGGTCTCCTTCGACGATCCGGTCGACTGCAAGCGGAAAATCATCGCCCTGATGGCCATAAGCAAGCAGGAAGCCTTTACCATCCTGGCAGGGTCCTTCAAGCGGGTGATCAATATTATCAAGGATAACAGCAAAACCTCGGTGCAAGCGGAACTGCTCACCGAGAGTGCGGAACAAAAGCTTCACGAGGCGTTTCTGACTGTTCGCCTGGAGGCGACCCCGTTGCTTGAAGCCGGTGATTACGAAAAAGGGTTGGAGGTGATCCTCAAAATGAAGGGCCCGGTGGATACCTTTTTTGAAGAAGTCATGGTCATGGTGGAGGATGAGAGGGTGCGGGCCAATCGGTTGAATCTGCTGACCGCCATCGCCCGGCTCTTTCTGCAGATCGGCGATTTTTCAAAGATGAACGCGATCAATCAATAAGCTGACCCTTGGCGATTTCAATGGCCTGCTCGTAGAGCAGGGGCAGGGAGTATTGGTTCAGGTTAAGTTTTGCCGCCAGATCGGAGGCCTTTTCCCATTCGCCTCGTTCGTAGGCCATGACCAGGGCAAGGGTAAGGGCAAGGGAGGTGGTTGCCTCCCCGGAGAGCAATGCCTCCTGAAGCTCTTCCGGCAGGGCCAGCTCCGGCAGGATATCCGCCATCCTCTTATCAAGCATGGCGGGAAGCAGGGAGAACATCCCGGCGGTGTGGAACATCCCCGCCTCCCTCCGTCGGTCCAAAAGCTGGTCGGCGATCAGTTCACAGAAACTGCCCCGGAAGGCGGCCAATCGCAGCAGCTCGGACGGCTTGTCTTCGGCGAGGTAGGAAAGCATCATCAGCGACAGCCATTTCCTCAAGGTGATCTGCCCCAACATGGCCACGGCCATTTCGATGGTGTGGAGCTTCTGCCTCCGGGCGTAATAGGCTGAATTGACATACTTAAGCAACTTGTAAGACAAGGAAACATCCCGGCTGACAAAGGTGGCCAGTTCAGCGAAGTCGTAATCCTCATCCTGAATGACCTTCAGCACCTGCAGGTAATGGAGCTTGGAGCCCGGAATATCCCGGCCTTCCATGATACGGGGGCGGCTGAAAAAATACCCCTGAAAGAGCTCAAAGCCCAGCTTCTTGGTGGCCTCAAACTCCTCATCGGTTTCAATTTTTTCCGCCAGCAACTTGACGTTGTAGCGACTGACCACCTTGACCTGCCGCTCAAGCTCGGCAAAACTCATCTGGCGGATGTCGAATTTGATGATCCTGGCCAGCTTGATGAGCGGCAAAAAGCGGTCTTCGTAGAGGAAATCATCCAGGGCCAGCACATAACCCTCCCCGACCAGGGTCTCGCAGGCTTGCACGATTGCCGGCGTCACCCCCACCGTTTCCAGCACCTCAACCACGGTAATCTCTTTGGGAAAGAGGGAGGGATATCCCTTGAGCAGCATCTCTTCGCTGAAATTGATGAACGCCTTTTTTCCTTCGGTGATGGTGGCAATGCCGATCAGGAGAAAGCTGTTGGTGATAACCTTGGAGGTGGCCTCTTCCCCGTTCTGCAAGGGGTCGAAGTAATTGGTCAGGCCGGAACGGAAGAGCAGTTCGTAGGCGAACACCTCCTTATTCCTCTTGAAGATGGGCTGACGGGCAACGAAGATGTTCGGCTCTGAGGCGTTCATGATTGTATTGATATTCTCACAAACCGTCCATCAGCACAATCACCTTATGGTGGAGTAAGACCTCCAAGACCTCGGCCATGGGCAAGCCCACCACATTGGTATAAGAGCCGCTGATCTCCGGCACCAGAAAACACCCTTTGCCCTGAATCCCATACGCCCCCGCCTTATCCAGGGGTTCCCCGGTGCGGACATAGGCCCGGCATAATTCCGGAGTGAGGGTCAGGAACCGGACCTTGGTGCAGACGGTTTTCGTGCACAGCGCCCCGGTTGTTTGGTGCCAAAGGGAAAATCCGGTCCACACCTCATGCCAGCGGCCGGAGAGCCGCATGAGCATCCCGCAGGCCTCCTCGGCGTCGCCGGGCTTGCCGAGGATCTCCCCATCCACCACCACTGCGGTATCGGCAGCCAACACCCAGGCAGAGGGCAGATCCACCCCCTGGGCCTTTTCCCGGGAAAGCCGCGCGACAAAATCAACCGGGGGCTCACCGGAGTGCGGAGTCTCATCAATCTCCGTTGCCAGCACCTCAAAGACAAGGCCCAGCTCGGCAAGAAAATCACGCCGCCGGGGCGAACCCGAGGCGAGAATGAGTCGCTCCTCTGTCTGAAAGGCTTCCATAGAATCGAAATCAGGCCCTGATCGAGTAGCCACCGTCCACGACGATGGTCTGCCCCTGAATCATGGCGGCCAGTTCACTGCATAAGAAGAGGGCGACATCCGCCACATCCTCGGGGGTGGTCAGCCGCCCCATTGGGGTCCGCAGCAGGGCACCATCAAGGATCTGTTCCCGGTTGGGGAATTTTTTCAAGGCCTCGGTATCCACGGCCCCGGCGCTGATGGTATTGACGTTGATCCCCATGGGCCCCAGCTCCACGGCAAGATGGCGGACCAGCGACTCAAGCGCCGCCTTGGAGGCGCCCACCGCCGTATAATTCTCCACGGCCCGCACCGCCCCCATGCTGGAAACCGCCATGATCCTCGCCCCCTTACTCATAAGCGGCACAGCCTGCTGGGTGAGGGAGAGCAGAGCCCGGGCATTGATCTCCATGGCCCAGTTCCAGTGGCGGCTGCTCAGCTCAAGCGCCGGCTTCAAGACACCGGAGGCGGCATTGCTGATCAAAAAATCAAGATGGCCGAACTCGCTTTTGATCAAAGCGAACATCCCCTGAAGATCCTCATCGTTGGCCACGTTGGCCTTGACCACCAGACAACGCGCCCCCTTCTCCTCGATAAGCCGGGCCGTGGCTTCCGCATCCTGCCGGTGGCGCACATAGTTCACCACCAGATCAACCCCGTTTTCCGCAAGCCGCACAGCGATTGCCTTGCCGATCCCCCGCGAACTGCCGGTTACCAAGCCCACTTTTCCCCGCAGATTGTACATATCCCTGCTCCTCTTTATAACTGTTCCCGTAAAGGGTTTATGCGTATCAATGTGCTGCCCACGATAAAATTTTCAGGCCGGAAAGTAAAGAAGACTTTCCGGCAGAACCAGTGGTTGCACCATCCGCGCCTTATCTTGCCATGAGCCGCTTCACGGTGCCCGACAAAAGCCGCCAGGGATGAAAGCTCACCGGCTTGAGGCGAGAAGGGGCTTGAAATCCTTGCACCGCAACCTCTTCCGGCCTGGCCAGCGGAAAAGAAAGCTCCGCGAGTCCGCAGCCGGCAAGCTGGCGACGCCGACACTCCCGCCAAACAGGGCTTGCTTCCGGAGGCAGACCAAGCACGGCCAACAGGGCCGTGTCCAGGGAAACGGGATTCAACCCTCCGGCCAGCAGGTGTAGGGGAAAGGGTTTGCCTGCCACCGGCCCGTCCACATGCATGGCCTCCACCCCATCGGCCAAGGTAATCCCGCCAGGAAGCACGTCAAGAAGATCGACCAGCATCTCCTCGAAGCGGTTTGCGACATCGCCATAGCGGGCGTGGAGCCAAGGCTTACGAAACCCGACCACCACCCCGAAATAGTTCTTCACCGCCAGGCTCAGATAGAGCTGCCCATGGGCCTTGATCTTCGGCAGATTGACCAGCAGATCGCACTCTCCCACCGCCCGCGCCACGCCAACGGACAACCCCGAGGCAAGGCGGGTCGGTTCGGGGTTGTCGAAATTGACCAGAGTCACGGGCAGACCTTTAAGAGCCGCGCTCATGCCGCAGGCCGCCATGACCCCCAAGGCCGTGCCAAAGGCAGGGGAATCACCAACCCGCACCTGCGCACCATGATCGAGAAACCACTCCGCCACCGCGGCGACAACCTCAGGATGGGTGCAGGCCAAAGATTTGTTCCGTACGGCGGAAACCAGATTGGGCTTCAAGAGCACCCTGCTCCCCGCGGAAATCTTAAAGCCAAGCGCGTTGCAAAGCAACTCCACCCGCTCTTTCAGCAATCGGCGCTCATACTGACTGCACGCCACCAGACCAACCTCAGATGCATCCAGTTCCATATCCCCTCCGGCCAACATCCCACAATCTTTCAAACAATTGCGATACCATCATAATCGCTTCAGGAAAACACCCCTTGCCCGGCGCCCCCTCTCCCACTTTTGCCAATCCTTGCTATTTTTTTGACACTCAGTCCGATTGACGTCAAATTCATGACGAAATATTTCCGAACATATCTCCCCAATAAAAGACCGCTCCTCCTGCTTATTTCCTAGAAATACATTGAATTACCGATAATTTACATATACTGTTATACACAAGAAAAGCCTCGCGGCACAATGCTTGCTTTACAACCAAACCAAAGAGAAGGCTTCCCTTGTTTCGACCTTCCTTTTTTTCCTCGAGGAGAGATGACCATGGCTGCAGAAAAAGACCCAGAGACAACAGAGCAGGAGACGAAGAAGAAGTCCAAGCTGCCTTTTTTCATCATTCTTGCCGTAGGCATTTGCGTCCTCGGCGGCGGCGGTTTTTTCGCCTACAACAAATTCCTCGCCCATAAACCGGCGGTTGAAGAGGTTGCCAGCCAAGAAACAAAAAAAGAAGCTGCGCCGGTGATCGGGGAAATGCTGGTCATGGAACCCTTTGTCGTCAACCTGGCAGACCCGAGGGGCAAACGCTACCTCAAGGTCAAGATCGAGCTCGAGCTGGAAAGCAAGGAAGCGGTGGACAAGGCCACCAAAGCTACGCCCAAGCTCCGCGACATGGTGATCATGATGCTCACCAGCCTTGGCTTTGAAGAAGTCATGACTCCGGAAGGCAAAATCCGGGTCCGGGATGAGTTATTGGAACGTTTCAACGAAATCATGCGCCCCGACCATATTAAGAATATTTATTTTACGGAATTTGTCGTGCAGTAGCCCCTTGGCCCCTGCACGTTCACAGCAAAAAAACAACCACGACACACCCAGCGGAAAACCATGGAACAGATTCTCAGCCAGGACGAGGTTGACGCGCTACTCAAGGGGATTTCCGGCGGCGAGATCGAAGAGCCCGAGGAACCCATTGACGCGGAAGCTCTCGGCTATCAGGCCTACGATTTCACCCGACAGGAAAGGATCGTCCAGGTCAAGATGCCGGCCATGGAGGCGATCTCCGACGCTTTCATGCGCGCGGTCCGTACCTCGCTTTCCACCACCCTGCGCCGGATCATCGACCTGACCTCCGCCCCCATTGAGCTGGAACGCTTCGGCGCCTTTGTCCGTACCCTGCCCGTACCAAGCAGCCTGCAGATCTTCCGCATGGCGCCCTTCCGCGGGCATGCCCTCATCGTCCTTGAGCCCAAACTGGTTTTCACCCTGGTGGAAAACTTTCTCGGCGGCAGCGGGACCAGGAATATCCGCATCGAGGGTCGCGACTTCACCGCCATCGAACAACGGCTCATCCGGCGGGTGGTGAATCTGCTGCTCAACGATCTGGAAAAGGCATGGTATTCCCTGCAACCCCTCAAGGTGCAATACATCCGCAGCGAGATCAATCCACAGTTCGCCAAGATCTGCCAGCCCGAAGACGTGGTGATCATCTGCCGCTATGATGTGGACATGGACCGGGCCGTGGGCAGCATCACGGTCTGCATCCCCATGAGCAACCTGGAGTCGGTCAAAAGCAAGCTGCTGACCACCTTCCAGCGGGAGCAGAGTGACGAGGATATCAGCATCAAGCGCGTGCTCACCGAGAACATCAAGAACATTCCGGTGGAGTTTGTGGTGGAACTCGGCCGGGCCTCCATTTCCGCCGGCGATGTCATGGAACTGGTGGTCGGCGACATCATCCAGCTGGAACGCCGGACCGACGACCTTCTTCCCGCCTTTGCCGCCGGGGAAAGAAAATACATGGGAACCCCTGGTGTGCATCGCGGCAATAATGCGCTGCTCATCAAGAAAAAGGTTCTTGACCCGAACCGGGAGTGAGGCGAAAAGCCTTTCCCTGTTCCCCTTGAGCCTTTCTATAGCGAAGATCACCTGAAAGAGGAGAAAAACCATGGCTGACGATCCGTTGGACGCCGCCGGCACACAAAGCGAAACCGAAGCACCCGGCGATGACTGGGCTGCCGCCCTGAGCGAACATGAAGTTTCCGGGGGAGCTCAGGCACCTGCTTTTGCCGAATTGGGCAATGCCGTGGCCGCAGCCCCGACCGGCAGCCAGAACCTTGACTTCCTGCTGGACATCCCCCTGGAAGTCACCGTCGAACTGGGGCGGACCAGCATGATTATCAACAAGATGCTGCAACTCACCCAGGGCTCGGTGGTCGAACTCGACAAAGCGGCCGGCGAACCGGTGGAAATCTTTGTCAACGATAAGCTGCTGGGCAAAGGTGAGGTGATCGTGGTCAACGAGCGGTTCGGAGTA
Proteins encoded in this window:
- a CDS encoding DUF362 domain-containing protein, coding for MELDASEVGLVACSQYERRLLKERVELLCNALGFKISAGSRVLLKPNLVSAVRNKSLACTHPEVVAAVAEWFLDHGAQVRVGDSPAFGTALGVMAACGMSAALKGLPVTLVNFDNPEPTRLASGLSVGVARAVGECDLLVNLPKIKAHGQLYLSLAVKNYFGVVVGFRKPWLHARYGDVANRFEEMLVDLLDVLPGGITLADGVEAMHVDGPVAGKPFPLHLLAGGLNPVSLDTALLAVLGLPPEASPVWRECRRRQLAGCGLAELSFPLARPEEVAVQGFQAPSRLKPVSFHPWRLLSGTVKRLMAR
- a CDS encoding EAL and HDOD domain-containing protein, producing MNASEPNIFVARQPIFKRNKEVFAYELLFRSGLTNYFDPLQNGEEATSKVITNSFLLIGIATITEGKKAFINFSEEMLLKGYPSLFPKEITVVEVLETVGVTPAIVQACETLVGEGYVLALDDFLYEDRFLPLIKLARIIKFDIRQMSFAELERQVKVVSRYNVKLLAEKIETDEEFEATKKLGFELFQGYFFSRPRIMEGRDIPGSKLHYLQVLKVIQDEDYDFAELATFVSRDVSLSYKLLKYVNSAYYARRQKLHTIEMAVAMLGQITLRKWLSLMMLSYLAEDKPSELLRLAAFRGSFCELIADQLLDRRREAGMFHTAGMFSLLPAMLDKRMADILPELALPEELQEALLSGEATTSLALTLALVMAYERGEWEKASDLAAKLNLNQYSLPLLYEQAIEIAKGQLID
- a CDS encoding Maf family protein produces the protein MEAFQTEERLILASGSPRRRDFLAELGLVFEVLATEIDETPHSGEPPVDFVARLSREKAQGVDLPSAWVLAADTAVVVDGEILGKPGDAEEACGMLMRLSGRWHEVWTGFSLWHQTTGALCTKTVCTKVRFLTLTPELCRAYVRTGEPLDKAGAYGIQGKGCFLVPEISGSYTNVVGLPMAEVLEVLLHHKVIVLMDGL
- the fabL gene encoding enoyl-[acyl-carrier-protein] reductase FabL: MYNLRGKVGLVTGSSRGIGKAIAVRLAENGVDLVVNYVRHRQDAEATARLIEEKGARCLVVKANVANDEDLQGMFALIKSEFGHLDFLISNAASGVLKPALELSSRHWNWAMEINARALLSLTQQAVPLMSKGARIMAVSSMGAVRAVENYTAVGASKAALESLVRHLAVELGPMGINVNTISAGAVDTEALKKFPNREQILDGALLRTPMGRLTTPEDVADVALFLCSELAAMIQGQTIVVDGGYSIRA
- the fliN gene encoding flagellar motor switch protein FliN — its product is MADDPLDAAGTQSETEAPGDDWAAALSEHEVSGGAQAPAFAELGNAVAAAPTGSQNLDFLLDIPLEVTVELGRTSMIINKMLQLTQGSVVELDKAAGEPVEIFVNDKLLGKGEVIVVNERFGVRITEIISQADRVKNIA
- the glyS gene encoding glycine--tRNA ligase subunit beta, encoding MQHELLFEIGTEEIPAGYIMPALAQLEKLLAERLTALALPYTNLHTAATPRRLAVSISGLAERQPDRTEEILGPPKKAAFDKNGQPTQAAIGFAKKNGAEVEALQTVATPKGEYLMVRVEQIGRQTQDLLSDLLPEVVTSLNFPKSMRWGAGRISFARPIQWLLAVYGGETVPFTLDTITSANTTRGHRFMARAPLSATCFSDYVETLRTAQVMVEPKERRAAVLAEITRAAQQAGGTILPDEELVDTVCNLVEKPFAICGTFEERFLALPREVLITSMREHQKYFAVVDPAGTLMPNFIAVNNTNTKDAKLAADGHQRVIRARLEDAFFFFKEDQRRTLEERVEDLSGVIFQHKLGTMLDKTRRVTALTGLLASKLAPQHLAHAERAARLAKTDLLTDMVGEFPSLQGAIGQDYALLSGEAPEVATAIREHYLPVRAGGTLPLSIPGSLVGMADRLDSITGCFGIGQIPTGTADPFGLRRLSLGLLHILNGMDFRLSLAEFVDQALSLYGDKLTVPRDEARRNVLEFIKGRFSNDLTSQGIPAEAVEAVTSVSFDDPVDCKRKIIALMAISKQEAFTILAGSFKRVINIIKDNSKTSVQAELLTESAEQKLHEAFLTVRLEATPLLEAGDYEKGLEVILKMKGPVDTFFEEVMVMVEDERVRANRLNLLTAIARLFLQIGDFSKMNAINQ
- a CDS encoding flagellar basal body-associated FliL family protein; the protein is MAAEKDPETTEQETKKKSKLPFFIILAVGICVLGGGGFFAYNKFLAHKPAVEEVASQETKKEAAPVIGEMLVMEPFVVNLADPRGKRYLKVKIELELESKEAVDKATKATPKLRDMVIMMLTSLGFEEVMTPEGKIRVRDELLERFNEIMRPDHIKNIYFTEFVVQ
- the fliM gene encoding flagellar motor switch protein FliM → MEQILSQDEVDALLKGISGGEIEEPEEPIDAEALGYQAYDFTRQERIVQVKMPAMEAISDAFMRAVRTSLSTTLRRIIDLTSAPIELERFGAFVRTLPVPSSLQIFRMAPFRGHALIVLEPKLVFTLVENFLGGSGTRNIRIEGRDFTAIEQRLIRRVVNLLLNDLEKAWYSLQPLKVQYIRSEINPQFAKICQPEDVVIICRYDVDMDRAVGSITVCIPMSNLESVKSKLLTTFQREQSDEDISIKRVLTENIKNIPVEFVVELGRASISAGDVMELVVGDIIQLERRTDDLLPAFAAGERKYMGTPGVHRGNNALLIKKKVLDPNRE